From one Oceanotoga teriensis genomic stretch:
- a CDS encoding tyrosine-protein phosphatase — protein MKKIYSLLEDLNDFFRKNEEIKAVIYYGDTINRPDYFKNFFITIYSDNFNLKEEIFSDIKYRINDYFDVIYKILEEDKISFFTTRKERININFKFKNKYYEDVFMLERENFIIDEIVYLKRDMTGPFFDEENYNQKLINSFLNELENFFLQLNTNNVMESYLIYSKLINIVFNIYSIEDKLDYDLWYKDTNKEIVKDIMNISEGLDINLINTKIYKLIDFFMKKIENDKSKKIERVVNYIRTKYPIFFNFRDISSVPNEASSNVILNDGYVFRSSSLSNYDEVFLESFMTKNNIKKIIDLRGEQEIKRYIKRRGKDYSDNFKEKYVVNLYMNDIEEIKYYPDNIRQNNYYHVLKEFRYIIGDLFKNHISKADEEHFIIHCETGKDRTGIVIAILLDLLGIDKSTIVKDYLKSFQDVKKENIEFVIDKLNNEFGGSENYLIEFCNVDKSILDKIKKIFILI, from the coding sequence ATGAAAAAAATTTATAGTTTACTTGAAGATTTAAATGATTTTTTTAGAAAAAATGAAGAAATAAAAGCCGTTATTTATTACGGCGATACTATAAATAGACCAGATTATTTTAAAAATTTTTTTATCACAATTTATTCTGATAATTTTAATTTGAAAGAAGAAATTTTTTCTGATATAAAATATAGAATTAATGATTATTTTGATGTTATTTATAAAATTTTAGAAGAAGATAAAATATCTTTTTTTACAACGAGAAAAGAAAGGATAAATATTAATTTTAAATTTAAAAATAAATACTATGAAGATGTTTTTATGCTCGAGAGAGAAAATTTTATTATCGATGAAATAGTATATCTTAAGCGAGATATGACAGGACCTTTTTTTGATGAGGAAAATTATAATCAAAAATTGATAAATTCATTTTTAAACGAATTAGAAAATTTTTTTCTTCAACTTAATACAAACAATGTTATGGAATCTTATTTAATATATTCAAAATTAATAAACATTGTTTTTAATATTTATTCTATAGAAGATAAACTCGATTATGATCTTTGGTATAAAGATACAAATAAAGAAATTGTAAAGGATATAATGAATATTTCAGAAGGATTAGATATTAACTTAATAAATACTAAAATTTATAAATTGATAGATTTTTTCATGAAAAAAATAGAAAATGATAAGAGTAAAAAAATAGAAAGAGTTGTAAACTATATAAGGACAAAATATCCAATATTTTTTAATTTCAGAGATATTTCAAGTGTTCCAAATGAAGCATCTTCAAATGTAATTTTAAATGATGGATATGTTTTTAGAAGCTCATCTTTAAGTAATTATGATGAAGTTTTTCTTGAAAGTTTTATGACAAAAAATAACATAAAAAAAATAATAGATTTACGTGGTGAACAAGAAATAAAGAGGTATATAAAAAGAAGGGGGAAAGATTATTCAGATAATTTTAAAGAAAAATATGTTGTGAACCTGTATATGAATGATATTGAAGAAATAAAATATTATCCAGATAATATTAGACAAAATAACTATTATCATGTTTTAAAAGAATTTAGATATATAATAGGTGATTTATTCAAAAATCATATTTCAAAAGCAGATGAAGAACATTTTATAATACATTGTGAAACGGGAAAAGATAGAACGGGGATAGTTATAGCAATATTATTAGATTTATTGGGTATTGATAAGTCTACCATAGTAAAAGACTATTTGAAATCTTTTCAAGATGTGAAAAAAGAAAACATTGAGTTTGTTATAGATAAACTCAATAATGAATTTGGTGGCAGTGAAAATTACCTTATAGAATTTTGTAATGTTGATAAAAGTATATTAGATAAAATAAAGAAAATATTTATTTTAATTTAA
- a CDS encoding STAS domain-containing protein has translation MKCEYEQKLDNKVLLVKISGDFDVYFHKQIKDDLNTAIEREGSRYIILDFKNLNYIDSSGLGSLISLIKNTSSLSKKLCIISPKSNILKIFALTKLDQVLTIFKDYEEALKSYELN, from the coding sequence ATGAAATGTGAATATGAACAAAAATTGGATAATAAAGTTTTATTAGTTAAAATATCTGGTGATTTTGATGTTTATTTTCATAAGCAAATTAAAGATGATTTAAATACTGCAATTGAAAGAGAAGGCTCAAGATATATAATTCTTGATTTTAAAAATTTAAATTATATAGACTCTTCTGGACTTGGATCATTGATTTCATTGATAAAAAATACCTCTTCTTTAAGTAAAAAATTATGTATAATATCCCCAAAATCAAATATATTAAAAATATTTGCACTAACCAAATTAGATCAGGTTTTGACTATATTTAAAGACTATGAAGAAGCCTTAAAATCTTATGAATTAAATTAA
- a CDS encoding sugar O-acetyltransferase produces the protein MNKELENMIQGKLYRSGDPFLIQARRNARLLFEEYNKTSIDEFQKRKEILKKLLGKTGENFYIEPDFKVDYGFNIFIGENFYMNYDCVILDCSTVKIGDNVMFGPGVHIYTAYHPLEFKKRNSGYELAAPIEIGDNVWIGGGAIINPGIKIGNNSVIGSGSVVTKDIPDNVFAAGNPCKIIKDIKNDV, from the coding sequence ATGAATAAAGAGTTAGAAAATATGATTCAAGGCAAACTTTACAGATCTGGAGATCCTTTTTTAATTCAAGCAAGAAGAAATGCAAGACTTTTGTTTGAGGAATATAATAAAACATCTATAGATGAGTTTCAAAAGAGAAAAGAAATATTAAAAAAATTGTTGGGTAAAACAGGAGAAAATTTTTATATAGAACCTGATTTCAAAGTTGATTATGGTTTTAATATTTTCATTGGAGAAAATTTTTATATGAATTATGATTGTGTGATACTCGATTGTTCAACTGTGAAAATTGGAGATAATGTGATGTTTGGTCCTGGAGTACATATATATACTGCATATCATCCATTAGAATTTAAAAAAAGAAATTCTGGTTATGAACTTGCAGCTCCAATAGAAATAGGAGATAATGTTTGGATTGGTGGTGGAGCTATAATAAATCCTGGAATAAAAATTGGAAATAATTCTGTAATAGGTTCTGGAAGCGTAGTTACTAAGGATATTCCAGATAATGTTTTTGCGGCTGGTAATCCATGTAAGATTATAAAAGATATAAAAAATGATGTGTAA
- a CDS encoding M24 family metallopeptidase, whose protein sequence is MNKRMEKLLKAMNENKVSQILLTSPYHIKYFTGKMIEPGERFLGALITKEGKCDIFLNKLFSVEEVEGFNVHIYEDKNDPVNLICEFIEKNNILYVDNELKSRFLVKIIEKLKNIEIKLGNYLIDNLRVIKDSDEINLMRESSNINDLAMEDMIKLVPEMLPEKLLARAVEANLMKHGASGNSFTPLIAYGKNAAEPHHDSDKTPLKSGVNVLIDMGGVYKGYCSDMTRTVFFGDPGQKAKDIYNIVLEANLKAIEMVKPGMKFSEIDAAARDFITKKGYGDFFTHRTGHNIGIEVHEWPDVNENIDILLKPGMIFSIEPGIYLKNILGVRIEDLVLVTENGVEVLNKYDKDLLII, encoded by the coding sequence TTGAACAAAAGAATGGAAAAATTGTTAAAAGCAATGAATGAAAATAAAGTTTCTCAGATTTTGTTAACATCTCCATATCATATAAAGTATTTTACTGGAAAGATGATAGAGCCTGGAGAAAGATTTTTAGGAGCACTCATAACAAAAGAAGGAAAGTGTGATATATTTTTAAACAAACTTTTTAGTGTTGAAGAAGTTGAAGGATTTAATGTACATATATATGAAGATAAAAATGATCCTGTAAATCTTATATGTGAATTTATAGAAAAAAATAATATTTTATATGTAGATAATGAATTAAAATCAAGATTTTTAGTGAAAATTATAGAAAAATTAAAAAATATTGAAATCAAACTTGGAAATTATTTGATAGATAATTTAAGAGTTATAAAAGATTCTGATGAAATAAATTTGATGAGAGAATCATCCAATATCAATGATCTTGCAATGGAAGATATGATAAAACTCGTTCCTGAAATGTTACCAGAAAAACTTTTAGCAAGAGCAGTTGAGGCCAATTTAATGAAACATGGTGCATCTGGAAATTCATTTACGCCTTTAATAGCTTATGGTAAAAATGCAGCTGAACCACATCATGATTCAGATAAAACACCTTTGAAAAGTGGAGTTAATGTTTTAATAGACATGGGTGGTGTATACAAAGGTTATTGTTCAGATATGACAAGAACTGTATTTTTTGGAGACCCTGGTCAAAAAGCAAAAGATATTTATAATATAGTTTTAGAGGCAAATCTTAAAGCCATAGAAATGGTTAAACCAGGTATGAAATTCTCAGAAATAGATGCAGCAGCTAGAGATTTTATAACTAAAAAGGGATATGGAGATTTTTTTACTCATAGAACAGGTCATAACATAGGAATTGAAGTTCATGAATGGCCAGATGTAAATGAAAATATTGATATACTTTTAAAACCTGGAATGATATTTTCTATAGAACCAGGTATTTATTTAAAAAATATACTTGGAGTTAGAATAGAGGATCTTGTTTTAGTTACTGAAAATGGTGTTGAAGTTCTAAATAAATATGATAAAGATTTATTAATTATATAA
- a CDS encoding DMT family transporter → MSSQLKGWVYLLITVFFFSTIEVVTKPFAGVFDPLQITFLRFFFGGLVLLIFLLISGKMKTYKLTVKSLVLMGLIGSLNSVLSMSLLQLSVKFSNASTAAILISANPIFVVILASLILKEKITLRKVVSMAVGALGIIIILMSNSSGDSTLGLLYGVLATISFALYTVLVKKYVKEIPSIIFVTFSFLLSSIIFYIVLLIFKIPVFTFEIESFNVIWMLAYISIFVTGIAYITFFKAFEVLDASKGSFSYLLKPVISMIMAYLFLNEIPNNMKLIGTVFIILSVAIIALKGKKNKI, encoded by the coding sequence GTGAGTTCGCAACTAAAAGGGTGGGTATATCTGTTAATAACAGTTTTTTTCTTCAGTACCATAGAAGTTGTTACAAAACCTTTTGCAGGGGTATTTGATCCTCTTCAAATAACTTTTTTAAGATTTTTCTTTGGAGGACTTGTTTTATTAATATTTTTATTGATATCAGGAAAAATGAAAACTTATAAACTTACAGTTAAATCATTAGTTTTAATGGGATTAATAGGAAGTTTAAACTCTGTATTATCTATGTCTCTTTTACAATTATCTGTAAAGTTTTCAAATGCTTCTACGGCAGCAATCTTAATATCGGCAAATCCAATTTTCGTTGTTATTCTTGCTTCTTTAATACTGAAAGAAAAGATAACATTAAGAAAGGTTGTATCAATGGCTGTTGGAGCTTTAGGTATAATCATTATATTGATGTCCAATTCTTCTGGAGATAGTACTTTAGGACTTTTATATGGGGTGCTTGCTACGATAAGTTTTGCACTTTATACAGTTTTAGTAAAAAAATATGTTAAAGAAATACCTTCTATAATATTTGTAACTTTTTCATTTTTACTTTCATCAATTATATTTTATATAGTATTGCTCATATTCAAAATACCTGTTTTCACATTTGAAATTGAAAGCTTTAATGTTATATGGATGTTGGCATATATAAGTATATTCGTAACTGGTATTGCTTATATAACTTTCTTTAAAGCTTTTGAAGTATTAGATGCATCAAAAGGTTCTTTTTCATACCTTTTGAAACCAGTTATTTCTATGATAATGGCTTATTTATTTTTAAATGAAATTCCAAATAATATGAAATTAATAGGAACTGTTTTTATAATACTATCTGTAGCAATAATAGCTTTAAAAGGTAAAAAAAATAAAATTTAA
- a CDS encoding M16 family metallopeptidase, whose product MKKIIFNILIIFVFITAFSIDFSPEMFKELANNKNEKPIIKIPTFTRTELNNGMIIYLIEDNSLPIIEMTGFIKGGLSFEDDTNAGITSIMVQMMNKGNKNYSESDFSKFKELNGISLSMDVKNDYISFEGNALSSDKEKMVDLLKETLINVDFNKDYLLRVLQESYAYLMQARTNEDSISKMYFYKNIYNDIPYSYQYDLNQILMNIQTITPDKIMAHYNKSISPDKIIVAISGDFETKKMLNYISNSFSDWNKKSSKIPEFERKDNSQLNNKILLINKPDSTQANIIMGYNFYKKNEFKDRIPFTIANQIYGSGDFQCRLMKELRTNKGLVYGVYSNFTENINDGVFSISTTVRPEKTFEARKDIIKIMNDIKENKNPINEDEVFQIVNIYNALLPSSLNDKISIIRSIISSLDLNKERLDYMNYFINEYNKLNAEKVQKSFVENTYPEKFFTVIVGNKEQILPEFQKNGIDIDIIDLN is encoded by the coding sequence ATGAAAAAAATAATTTTTAATATATTAATAATATTTGTTTTTATAACAGCTTTTTCTATAGACTTTAGCCCAGAAATGTTTAAAGAATTGGCAAATAATAAAAACGAAAAACCAATAATAAAGATTCCAACATTCACAAGAACTGAACTGAATAATGGCATGATAATTTATTTAATTGAAGATAATAGTCTTCCAATAATAGAAATGACAGGCTTTATAAAAGGCGGACTTTCTTTCGAAGATGATACTAATGCTGGAATAACCAGTATAATGGTTCAAATGATGAATAAAGGAAATAAGAATTATTCTGAATCTGATTTTTCTAAATTCAAAGAATTGAATGGAATTTCTTTATCCATGGATGTTAAAAATGATTATATATCTTTCGAAGGAAATGCTTTGAGCTCTGACAAAGAAAAGATGGTGGATTTATTAAAAGAAACACTTATAAATGTTGATTTTAATAAAGACTATCTTTTAAGAGTTTTACAAGAAAGCTATGCTTATTTAATGCAAGCAAGAACAAATGAAGATTCTATATCAAAAATGTATTTTTATAAAAATATTTATAATGATATACCATACAGTTATCAATATGATTTAAACCAAATCTTAATGAATATACAAACTATAACCCCAGATAAAATCATGGCTCATTATAATAAAAGTATTTCTCCAGATAAAATAATAGTTGCTATCTCAGGTGATTTTGAAACTAAAAAAATGCTAAATTATATATCAAATTCATTTTCAGATTGGAATAAAAAGAGTTCAAAAATCCCAGAATTCGAAAGAAAAGATAATTCTCAGCTAAATAATAAAATTCTTTTAATTAATAAACCAGATTCAACTCAAGCTAATATAATAATGGGATATAATTTTTACAAAAAAAATGAATTTAAAGATCGCATTCCTTTTACAATAGCTAATCAAATATATGGTTCAGGTGATTTTCAATGTAGACTTATGAAAGAACTCAGAACTAATAAAGGTCTTGTTTATGGAGTATATTCAAATTTTACAGAAAATATAAATGATGGAGTTTTTTCAATTTCTACTACAGTAAGGCCTGAAAAAACTTTTGAAGCAAGAAAAGATATAATAAAAATAATGAATGATATTAAAGAAAATAAGAATCCTATAAATGAAGATGAGGTTTTCCAGATAGTTAATATTTATAATGCTCTTTTACCTTCTTCTCTCAATGATAAGATTTCAATTATAAGATCTATAATTTCATCTTTAGATTTAAATAAAGAAAGATTGGATTATATGAATTATTTTATAAATGAATATAATAAATTGAATGCTGAAAAAGTACAAAAGTCTTTTGTGGAAAATACTTATCCTGAAAAATTCTTTACAGTTATAGTTGGAAACAAAGAACAAATCTTACCTGAATTTCAAAAAAATGGTATAGATATCGATATAATTGATTTAAATTAA
- a CDS encoding M16 family metallopeptidase translates to MKKILTLVLFFTLIIFTFSENLQVPKPNYTSYELENGLKIYIFEDHSIPLAKVSVWYNVGSIDEFNGKTGLSHFLEHVMFLGTDSLNKQDIDILLKSVGGTNNAQTSYDYTVYFEEIPSAKLELAIAIEADRMRNLKIDSEEFNREREVVKQERRMNLESNFFQSALEDLQATAFKYSGLNHQVIGWMDDLNNLTVEDMRNHYTTYYAPNNAILSVSGDIYPEDVLTLAKKYFDDYKPQEIKRNTIKEPEQKSENFIKIEKNTNIPVMVMLYKLPAGNSEDIISIGSIMDILVNSQNSRINTRLKLKENVIMEAGALPFLIRNQSYAILYAVPYNESQLDYVKNAFDQELENIFKNGVNDEELEIIKKNTLKSLIFSQKNIKNVEQITISNILKYNDENLLQKNINIVENLNSKDIENSIKKYFVPNNRTVGYIVPKSK, encoded by the coding sequence ATGAAAAAAATTTTAACATTAGTTCTTTTTTTCACTTTGATAATTTTTACTTTTTCTGAAAATTTACAAGTACCAAAACCAAATTATACAAGCTATGAATTAGAAAATGGATTAAAAATATATATTTTTGAAGATCATAGTATACCTTTAGCTAAAGTATCTGTTTGGTATAATGTAGGTTCAATTGACGAATTTAATGGAAAAACAGGGTTATCACATTTCTTAGAACATGTAATGTTCTTGGGAACAGATTCTCTCAATAAACAAGATATTGATATTCTATTAAAATCTGTCGGTGGAACTAATAATGCTCAAACTTCATATGATTATACAGTTTATTTTGAAGAGATTCCTTCTGCAAAACTGGAACTTGCAATAGCTATAGAAGCAGATAGAATGAGAAATTTAAAAATAGACTCTGAAGAATTTAATAGAGAAAGAGAAGTTGTAAAACAAGAAAGAAGGATGAATTTAGAAAGTAATTTCTTTCAATCCGCTTTAGAAGACTTACAAGCAACTGCTTTCAAATATTCTGGCTTGAATCATCAAGTAATTGGATGGATGGATGATTTAAACAACTTAACAGTTGAGGATATGAGAAATCATTATACAACTTATTATGCTCCTAATAACGCTATATTATCTGTTTCTGGAGATATATATCCTGAAGATGTTTTAACTCTTGCAAAAAAATATTTCGATGATTATAAACCTCAAGAAATCAAAAGAAATACAATAAAAGAACCTGAACAAAAATCAGAAAATTTTATAAAAATTGAAAAAAATACAAATATTCCCGTAATGGTTATGTTATACAAATTACCCGCTGGAAATTCTGAAGATATCATAAGTATAGGCTCTATAATGGATATTCTTGTAAATTCGCAAAATTCAAGAATAAATACAAGATTGAAATTAAAAGAAAATGTGATAATGGAAGCTGGAGCTTTACCATTTTTAATAAGGAATCAAAGTTATGCAATATTATATGCTGTTCCTTATAACGAATCTCAACTTGATTATGTTAAAAATGCTTTTGATCAAGAATTAGAAAATATCTTTAAAAACGGAGTTAATGATGAAGAATTAGAAATAATAAAGAAAAACACCTTAAAATCTTTGATATTTTCACAAAAGAATATTAAAAATGTTGAACAAATAACAATTTCTAATATATTAAAATATAATGATGAAAATCTACTTCAAAAAAATATAAATATCGTTGAAAATCTAAACTCTAAAGATATAGAAAATTCTATAAAAAAATATTTTGTACCTAATAATAGAACTGTTGGATATATAGTCCCTAAATCTAAATAA
- a CDS encoding helix-turn-helix domain-containing protein — MYTKEEAAKILGVSEYTVKDWINRSKLKVTFENNEEVISESDLNDFIKSTGIKFVKPEKPEDIFDEISSNKIIKVNNSDLIEDKIKNIEKKFKKENNTLDDSEIKKLFNEKNK, encoded by the coding sequence ATGTATACAAAAGAAGAAGCTGCTAAAATTCTTGGCGTTTCAGAATATACAGTAAAAGATTGGATAAATAGATCAAAATTAAAAGTAACTTTCGAAAATAATGAAGAGGTCATTTCAGAATCAGATTTAAATGATTTTATAAAATCTACTGGTATAAAGTTTGTAAAACCTGAAAAACCTGAAGACATCTTTGATGAAATATCTTCAAATAAAATTATAAAAGTAAATAATTCTGATCTTATAGAAGATAAAATAAAAAATATAGAGAAGAAATTTAAAAAAGAAAATAACACTTTAGATGATTCTGAAATAAAAAAACTTTTTAATGAAAAAAATAAATAA
- a CDS encoding ATP-binding cassette domain-containing protein, whose protein sequence is MNSLKIFFKNNYFNTIIVLILSLITGFFSFILSGGEKSRINIAQNLANEPEIIMIDESLTSVDEKMEYSIFENIVNNFKDKTILCISHRNSSKDMFDKEIKIF, encoded by the coding sequence ATGAATTCATTAAAAATCTTCTTTAAAAACAATTATTTTAATACTATAATTGTTTTAATTTTATCTTTAATAACTGGATTTTTTTCTTTTATTTTATCTGGTGGAGAAAAATCAAGAATAAATATAGCTCAAAATTTGGCAAATGAGCCTGAAATAATCATGATTGATGAATCTTTGACAAGTGTGGATGAAAAAATGGAGTATTCAATATTTGAAAATATTGTAAATAATTTTAAAGATAAAACTATATTATGTATAAGCCATAGAAATTCAAGTAAAGATATGTTTGACAAAGAAATAAAAATATTTTAA
- a CDS encoding MBL fold metallo-hydrolase: MKLTIVGRWGAYPEKDEPCSGYLLETKNNKILIDCGPGVLTNVQRYCSLDEIDYVIISHFHPDHFTDIYSFQYASMISMKLAKRRPPLKIISPLKDNKSKEMKYGEFTESILYDEGSILSLNDVEIRFSLNEHPILCYSIGVHHENKYFAYSADTQIGHNLIEFVEKADLFLCESSLYENMEKEIKGHLTARQAGNIAHSANVKKMILTHLPHFGDHEDLLNQAKKEFIGDLYLANCGDVYYI, translated from the coding sequence ATGAAATTAACTATAGTTGGAAGATGGGGGGCTTATCCAGAAAAAGATGAACCATGTTCAGGTTATTTATTAGAAACCAAAAATAACAAAATACTTATAGACTGTGGCCCAGGTGTTTTAACCAATGTTCAAAGGTACTGTTCATTAGATGAAATAGATTATGTTATTATAAGTCATTTTCATCCAGATCATTTTACTGATATATATTCTTTTCAATATGCAAGTATGATATCTATGAAACTTGCTAAGAGAAGACCCCCTTTAAAAATTATATCTCCATTAAAAGATAATAAATCTAAAGAAATGAAATATGGTGAATTTACTGAATCTATATTATATGATGAAGGTTCTATATTATCATTGAATGATGTTGAAATAAGGTTTTCGCTCAATGAACATCCGATTCTTTGCTATTCCATAGGAGTTCACCATGAAAATAAATATTTTGCTTATTCTGCTGATACACAAATAGGGCATAATTTAATTGAATTTGTAGAAAAAGCAGATTTATTTTTATGTGAATCTTCATTATATGAAAATATGGAAAAAGAAATAAAAGGACATTTAACTGCAAGACAGGCTGGAAATATAGCTCATTCGGCGAATGTAAAAAAAATGATATTAACACATCTACCTCATTTTGGAGATCATGAAGATCTTTTGAATCAAGCTAAAAAAGAGTTTATTGGTGATTTATATTTAGCAAATTGTGGAGATGTTTACTATATTTAA
- a CDS encoding ABC transporter substrate-binding protein — MKKVYKTILLVLILLSLSFVLISCGSDETEKENDKVRIVVRVAQDPDFLDPHRAAASGTYEIMFNVFEGLLDPNTDGGVKPAVASSYSVSDDGKVYTFKLRKGIKFHNNNLVTVEDIKYSLDRLIGTENSNGLSTEFSNKVEKVSIVDDDTVKVFLKELDTNFLSNFIQPIIPKDNDEFQNTKPIGTGPFKFVEYIPGQKIIMEKNENYWNKDVPKIDEIEFRIIPDEQASLLSFKAGEIDMYPRISAEYIESLGENSYVVDGAQNLVQLFAFNMNRKPFNDKRVREAINHVVDKDQIIKALANDYGSKIGTNMSPAMKKYYNEDLENYYDVNIDKAKELLNDAGYKDGFDMIITVPSNYKFHVDTAQIIVEQLKQVGINASIEQVEWGVWLDRVYTSRDYQSTVIAFTGKLNAYDVLKKYMSDYPRNFINYNNEEFDKTMNDIGKEINEDKRVELYKKAEAILTSDAPAVFIMDPNLIVAIKDHFQGYQLYPLYIQDISTMYKVE; from the coding sequence ATGAAAAAGGTTTATAAGACTATATTATTAGTTTTGATTTTATTGAGTTTGAGTTTTGTTTTGATTTCATGTGGTAGCGATGAAACAGAAAAAGAAAATGATAAAGTGAGAATTGTAGTGAGAGTAGCACAGGATCCAGATTTTTTAGATCCACATAGAGCTGCAGCATCAGGCACTTATGAAATAATGTTTAATGTTTTTGAAGGTTTATTAGATCCAAATACAGATGGAGGAGTAAAACCAGCAGTTGCAAGTTCTTATAGTGTTTCTGATGATGGTAAGGTTTATACTTTTAAATTGAGAAAAGGGATAAAGTTTCATAATAATAATCTTGTGACTGTTGAAGACATAAAATATTCTTTGGATAGGTTGATAGGAACCGAAAATTCAAATGGTTTATCTACAGAATTTAGTAATAAAGTTGAAAAAGTTTCTATTGTAGATGATGATACTGTTAAGGTGTTTTTAAAAGAATTGGATACAAATTTTTTGAGTAATTTTATACAACCTATAATACCTAAAGATAATGATGAGTTTCAAAATACTAAACCTATAGGAACAGGGCCTTTTAAATTTGTTGAATATATTCCAGGCCAAAAAATAATAATGGAAAAAAATGAAAATTATTGGAATAAAGATGTTCCAAAAATAGATGAAATAGAATTTAGAATAATACCAGATGAACAAGCATCGCTTTTAAGTTTCAAAGCTGGAGAAATAGACATGTATCCAAGAATATCAGCAGAGTATATAGAATCTTTAGGAGAAAATTCTTATGTAGTAGATGGAGCTCAAAATCTTGTCCAGCTATTTGCATTTAATATGAATAGAAAGCCTTTTAATGACAAGAGAGTTAGAGAAGCTATAAATCATGTTGTAGATAAAGATCAAATAATAAAAGCTCTTGCTAATGATTATGGAAGTAAAATAGGAACAAATATGAGTCCTGCAATGAAAAAATACTATAATGAAGATCTTGAGAATTATTATGATGTGAATATAGATAAAGCAAAAGAATTGTTAAATGATGCTGGATATAAAGATGGATTTGATATGATAATAACAGTTCCATCAAATTATAAATTTCATGTAGATACAGCTCAAATAATAGTTGAACAATTAAAACAGGTTGGAATAAATGCAAGCATTGAGCAAGTTGAATGGGGAGTATGGCTTGACAGAGTTTATACATCTAGAGATTATCAATCTACAGTTATAGCGTTTACTGGAAAACTTAATGCTTATGATGTTTTAAAAAAATATATGAGTGATTATCCAAGAAATTTTATAAATTATAATAATGAAGAATTTGATAAAACTATGAATGATATTGGAAAAGAGATAAATGAAGATAAAAGAGTTGAACTTTATAAAAAAGCTGAAGCTATATTGACTTCAGATGCACCAGCAGTTTTTATAATGGATCCTAATTTAATAGTAGCTATAAAAGACCATTTTCAAGGATATCAACTTTATCCTTTATACATACAAGATATTTCAACCATGTATAAAGTAGAATAG